A genomic region of Bifidobacteriaceae bacterium contains the following coding sequences:
- a CDS encoding glucose-6-phosphate dehydrogenase assembly protein OpcA, giving the protein MIIPLYATSTAQVATKLVELREDGGVAALGRVLTLIIQCEAGDIETSIQAANLASMEHPCRVIVLTAEDLDGPASMDAQIRVGSDAGASEVIVLRLRGEPGRHLDAVATPLLLPDTPVVAWWPDQRPAVPAEDRLGALASRRITDATTSERHLAGDADAAPLLSALTSGYRPGDTDLTWTRLTPWRAGLAAALEIPPTEPVTSATVRGPCSTASYLMAAWLTDRLRVPTRHQANDSPFLTAVEFHLSGGRRILLDKELEESQAVLRITGQVDRVITLSRRSRAEALAEELRRLEPDAAYGHLVLDAVPAFVEAMGAGAAGEQDPPPLLGAAGSAATGSAATGGAS; this is encoded by the coding sequence GTGATCATTCCGCTGTACGCGACTTCCACCGCGCAGGTCGCCACCAAGCTGGTCGAACTGCGGGAAGACGGCGGGGTGGCGGCCCTGGGGCGGGTGCTGACGTTGATCATCCAGTGCGAGGCCGGGGACATCGAGACGTCTATCCAAGCCGCGAACCTGGCCTCCATGGAACACCCCTGCCGGGTGATCGTGCTGACCGCCGAGGACCTGGACGGACCCGCGTCGATGGACGCGCAGATCAGGGTCGGATCGGACGCCGGCGCCTCAGAAGTGATCGTCCTCAGGCTCCGCGGCGAGCCGGGGAGGCACCTCGACGCGGTCGCCACGCCGCTCCTGCTGCCGGACACGCCCGTCGTGGCGTGGTGGCCGGACCAGCGTCCCGCCGTGCCGGCTGAGGACCGGTTGGGAGCGTTGGCCTCGCGCCGGATCACCGACGCGACCACCTCGGAACGCCACTTGGCCGGCGATGCCGACGCGGCGCCCCTGCTCTCGGCGTTGACCTCGGGCTACCGGCCGGGCGACACGGATCTGACTTGGACCAGGCTCACGCCCTGGCGGGCGGGGCTGGCGGCGGCTTTGGAGATCCCGCCAACCGAACCCGTCACATCGGCGACTGTGAGGGGGCCTTGCTCGACGGCATCGTACTTGATGGCGGCGTGGTTGACCGACCGTTTGCGGGTGCCGACGCGGCACCAGGCGAACGACTCGCCGTTCCTGACGGCCGTCGAGTTCCACTTGTCCGGCGGCCGGCGGATCCTGCTGGACAAGGAACTGGAGGAGTCGCAAGCCGTGCTGCGCATCACCGGGCAGGTGGACCGCGTGATCACGCTCAGCCGCCGCAGCCGGGCCGAGGCGCTGGCGGAGGAGCTTCGGCGGCTCGAACCGGACGCCGCCTACGGCCATCTGGTCTTGGATGCCGTGCCCGCGTTCGTGGAGGCGATGGGTGCCGGCGCCGCCGGGGAGCAGGACCCGCCGCCGCTCTTGGGCGCGGCGGGAAGCGCGGCGACGGGAAGCGCGGCGACGGGCGGCGCCTCATGA
- the pgl gene encoding 6-phosphogluconolactonase, with the protein MRDVIVLPDPMAVAEAAAQRLAGFLLESQSLASATHVALTGGGTGIAVLDRLRANPLLGAISWPDVHFWWGDERFVAAGSPERNDSQARRALLDHLPEAPGGTHPVSAANEGLSLEEAATRYTADLRRHQVRFDLVLLGVGPDGHVASIFPGAGDGTGLAAPGAFAVPNSPKPPPARVSLTLDTINAARQVWLVAAGSAKRDAVAAALGLAARPAPQQESAGPADAARAPVPAARVAGRERTLWLVDAAAAAA; encoded by the coding sequence ATGAGGGACGTGATCGTTCTGCCGGACCCCATGGCGGTGGCGGAGGCCGCCGCGCAGCGCCTGGCAGGGTTCTTGCTTGAGTCCCAGTCCCTGGCCTCGGCCACCCATGTGGCGCTGACCGGCGGCGGGACCGGGATCGCGGTGCTGGACCGTCTGCGCGCCAACCCGCTGTTGGGCGCGATTTCCTGGCCGGACGTGCACTTTTGGTGGGGCGATGAGCGCTTCGTGGCCGCCGGGTCGCCCGAGCGCAACGATTCCCAAGCCCGCCGGGCGCTGCTGGATCATTTGCCTGAGGCGCCGGGCGGGACGCATCCCGTCTCCGCCGCCAATGAGGGGTTGTCGCTTGAGGAGGCCGCCACACGCTACACCGCTGACCTGCGCCGCCACCAGGTGCGGTTCGACCTGGTGCTGTTGGGCGTGGGGCCGGACGGGCATGTCGCGTCGATCTTCCCTGGCGCTGGCGACGGCACGGGCCTGGCGGCGCCCGGCGCGTTCGCCGTGCCCAACTCGCCCAAGCCGCCCCCGGCACGGGTGTCGCTGACTCTGGACACCATCAACGCCGCACGCCAGGTCTGGCTGGTGGCGGCCGGTTCGGCCAAACGGGACGCGGTGGCCGCGGCGCTCGGCTTGGCGGCGCGCCCGGCCCCGCAACAAGAATCCGCCGGCCCGGCCGACGCGGCCCGCGCTCCCGTCCCGGCCGCGCGGGTGGCGGGCCGCGAACGCACTCTGTGGCTGGTCGACGCGGCGGCGGCTGCGGCCTGA